The proteins below come from a single Faecalibaculum rodentium genomic window:
- a CDS encoding SIS domain-containing protein, whose protein sequence is MSTAPSMHDYILRQPEILSSVYDRKESWLTILQSMLETHPMEEIVLLGSGTSHHVSTAAAALAERHLPMQARAVLPAQFIGSRILHPSRTLAVGISQSGNSLSTLNAIRYAKEQGCPVLAFSLEEDSALVRECDAWMPLVCERELVPPETQGYTAAILEWILAIRQAAGLDTDVTKELSALPKVVAESEAFVRAHLHDILRAPKITVTGSGLHWATAMEGALKMRETLRHAVMREETEELSHLADLAFEDDDLLMAIVQTDRDRQTVNLVRQITDHVLEIEAGEDDFSLITAVIPFQLAGAIGAAGLGNDTSKYPYEIENISHGEGFLFR, encoded by the coding sequence ATGTCCACAGCACCATCCATGCATGACTACATTCTTCGACAGCCTGAGATCCTGTCCTCTGTGTATGACCGGAAAGAGAGCTGGCTGACCATCCTGCAGTCCATGCTCGAAACCCATCCCATGGAAGAAATCGTGCTCCTGGGATCCGGCACCAGCCATCATGTGAGTACAGCCGCTGCAGCCCTTGCCGAACGCCATCTGCCCATGCAGGCCAGGGCAGTACTGCCGGCGCAGTTCATCGGCAGCCGCATCCTGCATCCGTCGCGTACACTCGCCGTGGGCATTTCCCAGTCCGGCAACAGTCTCTCCACCCTGAATGCCATCCGGTATGCAAAGGAACAGGGATGTCCGGTCCTGGCCTTTTCCCTGGAGGAAGACAGTGCGCTGGTCCGGGAATGCGATGCCTGGATGCCCCTGGTCTGCGAGCGGGAACTCGTTCCACCCGAAACCCAGGGATATACGGCCGCGATCCTGGAGTGGATCCTGGCCATCCGCCAGGCAGCGGGTCTGGACACCGATGTTACAAAGGAACTGTCAGCCTTGCCGAAAGTCGTGGCGGAAAGCGAAGCCTTTGTCCGTGCACACCTGCATGACATCCTCCGGGCGCCGAAAATCACCGTCACCGGCAGCGGTCTGCACTGGGCCACAGCCATGGAGGGGGCCCTGAAGATGCGGGAGACACTGCGGCATGCGGTGATGCGGGAAGAAACCGAGGAACTGAGTCATCTGGCGGACCTGGCCTTTGAGGACGATGACCTGCTCATGGCCATCGTGCAGACGGACCGGGACCGGCAGACGGTGAATCTGGTGCGTCAGATCACAGATCATGTGCTGGAAATCGAAGCAGGTGAGGACGATTTCTCTCTGATCACCGCCGTGATTCCCTTCCAGCTGGCGGGTGCCATAGGGGCTGCGGGGCTGGGCAATGACACCTCGAAGTATCCCTATGAGATCGAGAACATTTCCCACGGCGAGGGGTTCCTGTTCCGGTAA
- a CDS encoding pyruvate formate lyase family protein: protein MKHINIDGAQNVEVSRKLPSEKTPARQLDMMERYTEVYRSHLNDDKSLREVKCLEVIYPGLFRHLQKGDLIAGRLDFLPIGFGCVTSVGGVGHYCVFHKLRGLKDQLPESDWPRIDALYDFWQDHDLKTLYCQDVLDETTTGRFIDCAYPYMATARLSGMMLDYTKLMRLGVPGLKREIAERLAADQGNGYLQASLEMMDLFVKVIRAQKDLVADSGDVPMEAKQRMIGDLTAIEDNPPQTFRQALQLFWLYALCAGCINYGRLDIVLGPFLKADIEAGIETEDSAQAVLESLWMLIENRRTTVNGRIIVGGRGRPDPEAADLFAKICLRVVKKLRCVEPQFTFRFDAETDPALKDMAYECIAAGATYPTLYNDDVNIPAVQYAMRVDRKTAEQYLPFGCGEFVIQGQSLGTPNTLLNMVKVLQIAMNEGVDPMDGKQKNGPVQLKPLVDLTTFEAFYDQYKKMLDWYFEKCARDQLYSYEVMNREVSFLFASALMDDCLARGKALLDGGVKILGGTLETYGNINASDALTAIRRLVFEEKKYTLEEMNAAANRDFQGDAVMLRDILAVPKYGNDEQEADDMADDLYEFTAKSVRQKGIDLGMDYFLIVISNNQTNTDWGLQTAASLDGRRRGVYMNPANNPQGGAATSGPTAVLNSLSRFDAKYHGGSVQNIKFTPRMMHEDKEKVKILFDTYFRKGGCQLMVTVVDKGQLEDAQKHPEKYPDLIVRVAGYSAVFVDLDKTVQDELLSRALWD, encoded by the coding sequence ATGAAACACATCAACATCGACGGTGCCCAGAACGTGGAGGTTTCCCGAAAGCTTCCGAGTGAAAAGACCCCAGCCCGGCAGCTGGACATGATGGAGCGCTATACGGAGGTCTACAGATCCCATCTGAATGATGACAAGTCCCTGCGGGAGGTGAAGTGCCTGGAAGTGATTTATCCCGGCCTGTTCCGCCACCTGCAGAAAGGGGACCTGATTGCCGGACGGCTGGACTTTCTTCCCATCGGCTTCGGGTGCGTGACGAGTGTCGGCGGAGTGGGGCATTATTGTGTGTTCCACAAACTGCGGGGGCTGAAGGACCAGCTTCCGGAAAGCGACTGGCCCAGAATCGATGCCCTGTACGACTTCTGGCAGGATCATGACCTGAAGACGCTGTACTGCCAGGATGTGCTGGATGAGACCACTACGGGTCGCTTCATCGACTGTGCCTATCCCTATATGGCCACCGCAAGACTCTCCGGCATGATGCTGGATTACACAAAGCTCATGCGGCTCGGTGTCCCGGGACTGAAGCGGGAAATCGCCGAACGCCTGGCTGCGGATCAGGGCAACGGGTATCTTCAGGCGAGTCTGGAGATGATGGATCTCTTCGTGAAGGTCATCCGGGCGCAGAAAGACCTGGTGGCGGATTCCGGTGACGTGCCGATGGAGGCAAAACAGCGCATGATCGGCGACTTGACAGCAATCGAGGACAATCCGCCGCAAACGTTCCGCCAGGCGCTGCAGCTGTTCTGGCTCTATGCCCTGTGTGCCGGGTGCATCAACTACGGCCGGCTGGACATTGTGCTGGGGCCCTTCCTGAAGGCGGACATCGAGGCGGGGATCGAGACAGAGGACAGTGCCCAGGCGGTGCTGGAGAGTCTGTGGATGCTGATCGAGAACCGCCGTACGACGGTCAATGGCCGGATCATTGTCGGAGGCCGCGGCCGTCCGGATCCCGAGGCGGCGGATCTGTTTGCGAAGATCTGTCTGCGGGTGGTGAAGAAGCTGCGCTGTGTGGAGCCGCAGTTCACGTTCCGTTTTGATGCTGAGACAGATCCTGCGCTGAAGGACATGGCGTACGAATGCATTGCAGCGGGTGCCACGTATCCCACGCTGTACAACGACGATGTGAATATCCCGGCGGTGCAGTATGCCATGCGGGTGGACAGGAAGACAGCGGAACAGTACCTGCCCTTTGGCTGCGGGGAATTTGTGATCCAGGGCCAGTCCCTGGGAACGCCCAACACCCTGCTGAACATGGTCAAGGTCCTGCAGATCGCCATGAACGAAGGCGTGGACCCGATGGACGGGAAGCAAAAAAACGGCCCTGTCCAGCTGAAGCCGCTGGTGGACCTGACGACATTTGAGGCGTTCTATGACCAGTACAAAAAGATGCTGGACTGGTATTTCGAAAAGTGTGCCCGGGATCAGCTGTATTCCTATGAAGTCATGAACCGGGAAGTGTCCTTCCTGTTTGCCAGTGCGCTGATGGATGACTGCCTGGCGCGTGGAAAGGCACTGCTGGATGGCGGTGTGAAGATCCTGGGAGGTACTCTGGAGACCTACGGCAACATCAATGCCTCGGATGCCCTGACTGCCATACGGCGGCTGGTGTTCGAGGAGAAGAAATACACACTGGAAGAGATGAATGCGGCGGCAAACCGGGACTTCCAGGGGGATGCGGTCATGCTGCGGGACATCCTGGCGGTGCCCAAATACGGCAACGACGAGCAGGAAGCCGATGACATGGCGGATGATCTCTATGAGTTCACGGCAAAGTCTGTGCGGCAGAAGGGCATTGATCTGGGAATGGACTATTTCCTGATCGTGATCTCCAACAACCAGACCAACACGGACTGGGGCCTGCAGACGGCGGCAAGCCTGGATGGACGGCGCAGGGGCGTATACATGAATCCGGCGAACAACCCGCAGGGCGGTGCCGCCACATCCGGTCCGACAGCTGTGCTGAATTCTCTGTCCAGATTTGATGCGAAATACCATGGCGGTTCCGTGCAGAACATCAAGTTCACCCCGCGGATGATGCACGAGGACAAGGAAAAGGTGAAGATCCTGTTTGACACTTACTTCAGGAAAGGCGGCTGTCAGCTCATGGTGACAGTGGTGGACAAGGGGCAGCTGGAGGATGCACAGAAGCACCCGGAAAAGTATCCGGACCTGATTGTCCGGGTGGCGGGCTACAGTGCGGTGTTTGTGGATCTGGACAAAACCGTGCAGGACGAGCTGCTGTCCAGGGCCCTGTGGGACTGA